The DNA region ggcagatccCCTGCAACCGCtccatgggtgctaggaactgaaccccagctctctgaaagagcagccactACTCTTAACtcccgagccacctctccaggcctttatttatatattgttgtCTAAATCATGAGCTGTGTGAAGACAGGAGTAGGTCAGCCTCCGTCACTGAGATTTCCCAACACTGTGGTTTGTCGACTAAATATCTCAAATCCATGAGAGAACCCATAGACCCAAGGGTGTTTGAAGGGATGGTGACCTAACTACTTTGGAGGCCTCCATAGGAAGTTCTGGGTCTAAGAGACAAGTCCCCAGCCAGACGCGTGCCAGTGTCACCCCACGGGCTGTGGGATACACTGCCTCAGCCGTGCAAGTCCCATGGTGCCTAAGGTCTATCTGTGATGCCAGAGGTGGGCATCCTaccaggaaggaaggggagaagaggccTTTCAAGTCTGCATGTGTCACAGCTAGCTATGGGGTCAGAAGGGACAACCCGCAGGAGTCAGGTCTCCCACCAACCACATGAGTACTCATCCCTGCGTCCCTAGGATCAACTCAAGTCGACAGGCCTGGCTGCTAGTGCCTTTACCCTCCGAGACATCTTTTTGTTCTGATggttattttgaggcagggtctcaaggTGTAATtctggatggccttgaactcacagagatatgcctgcctctgtctcccaagagctggggaaGAGAAGTGTAGACCACCAAGCCAGACCACTGAACTAGCCCATCCTGTTTCctcaaagtatttcttttttaaaaaaaatatttatttattatatgtaagtacactgttgctgtcttcatatacaccagaagagggcgtcagatcccattacaggtggttgtgagccaccatgtggctgctgggaattgaactcaggacctctggaagagcagccagtgctcttaacctctgagccatctctccagcccttctttttttttttttttaagattatttattttatgtatgtgagtacaacgctgctgtttttagacacaccagaagaggacattacagatggttgtgagccaccatgtgtgaattgaactcaggacctctgcaagagcagtcagtgctcttaactgagccatctttccagcctccattCTGTTTCTTAGACAGAGTCTTTCTGGCTTGTGCTCTCTCTGTAAACCAGATTGAACTCGAATTTGTGGCCCccataagtgctgggattctgagTTACAACTCCTGCCTGATGTTTTTTTCCTTGggtgtgtgtggtctatgtgcacatacccattcacagaggccagaagatatcAGATGTCCCCTCTCTCACATTtggccttattcctttgagacaagagtctctcactgaagtgGAGTTAGGTGACCAGCAAGccgcagcaatcctcctgtctccacccccacattcctgggattacaggcatcctTGCCCCACattggctttttacatgggtgttggagatttgaacccaggtcttcctgtctctgtagcAATCagtcttaacccctgagccatcctcTAAACTCTGGGTTTGGCTTCGTTTCtcctttttgagtcagggtctggggtagcccaggctagccttgaattccctGTATAGCTGAGAAtgtccttgaactcttaatcCACCAGCCATTACCTCCTTAGAGCTGGAATGGCAGGTGTGCACCATCTTGCCGGTAGATTTCAGGACCTGTGCGTGCTGGGGGAGCACTCTAGCTCCCACGGAGCTAGCTACAGACAACCTCAACTTTAGTTTGATGCACTCTGAagccctagctggcctcaaactcacagcaatcctcctgcttcagcctccaaagGCTAGAATGGTAGGTATGAGTCTTCAAACAGTTTGGAACAGCATGGGGACACTCTTTGCAACCGTGGGTACTGTCAGGGTGAAGGTTAGGCGAGAGACTAAAGAGACCAGATGGTAACCTCAGTGCCCCGCTTAGCCCAGGTGGGGCTTCTCACCTGCACCCCAGAGATCCCCAAAGGAACACTGGACAGACACCTGGAGGTGTCCACCTCCCAGGACAAGCCCTCCAGGACACACTTTGTGACCTGACCCCATTGTGGACTGTTCTTCCTAGACAACTGTCTGGTTCCCAGATGGGACACGGCCTGCCCCCGGTGGCCACCCCCGCGCAGGCCCGGGCCCTGCGCCTCGGGGACACGTCCGTCCCGCtgcgccccgccccgcccgccgCCGGCCCCGCCCGCCCTGGGCTTTTATAGGCCGAGGCGTCTGCACTCGCTGAGTCCCCGCTGCTGCCCAACACTCGCCATGCGTTCTGGGGCACTGTGGCCGCTGCTTTGGGGAACCCTGGTCTGGACGGTGGGATCCGTGGGCGCCGTGATGGGCTCGGGGGATTCTGTGCCCGGTGAGTGGGGCTGGGCGGAAGGGGCGGGCGAGCGGGCCACCCACGTGGCCTGAGGAATGCGGCAGGGGGATGTCTGGGGTGTGCTCTGGCTGGGTGGGCGAATGCGGGACTCCACGCCTCCAGCCTCAAAAGAGGactgacatttatttattgagctCTTACTGTTTACGTGCTTTCCCATGAGTCCACAGAACAGCCAAAGCTTGTGGGTACTTTTTCTTCCCCGTTTTCAGGATAGGTAAACTGAGGCCCAGGGTCATGAACCTTTTAAGTGATGTGGTAGGTGGCTCCGTAGGCCCTAGAGCGATATCTCTGGGTGGCTGGCCCTGCTATTGCCACTTAGGCAGAGGGTTTCAGGAGTCTCTGGATGAGATGCCTCAGGTAGAATGGTATACCTGCATCTGGCCGGGAGTgctccagcctcagtctccctTTTTGTAAAGCCTTTGCTGAGGTGCTGGGGCCCAGTTCATGGAAGGCATTCAGCAGTGTCTCTTGAGCAACAATGAGttctgatgggggtggggggtgtgcgGCTGTCTTCACTTAAGGGTGAAGAAAACCAAAGGTTCTGTGTTCTAGCCCCTACTAGCCAGGCAGGGCTGCTGGCCTCCAAGGGAGCCAAGCCCCCTCCCCTAGGGCCGCAtaccctgtccctgtcccaggGGAGTGAGCTCACGCAGAGGGAATGTTCCCCAGTTGGAGTGAGTAAGAGGCGGGTCAGGCGAGGGGGGGCTGCAGGCCGGGGGCTCGGCTGTCCTGGGCACTGTCTAGACAGAGGGCAGAGGCGGGAAGCCAGTGCAGGCCCACAGACCCTCACATGCCGAGCGCCTGGCATTTGAAGGGGCTGGGCAGGGTGCCAGTTCTCAGGCCTGGAGGCCAGGCGGGAGTTGGTGGTGGAGCACTCGGGTGcggctcagaggagaagggttcCCTCCACAGAAGAGCTCGAGCCACAGCTGTggctttctgccccttcttcctgTACAGGGCATTCAGGATGGCTATGGACATCTCTGAATTGGCCGGGGGAATTAGATCTGAGGTGTTGGGGGTTAGTTGGGAGTTTGTTCCACAAAGAACATGCACAGGGATAATTCTTAGGTAGAGATGGGGTCTGGAgcctccccattcctcctcctcctccttcccaatAGGTGGTGTGTGCTGGCTCCAACAGGGCAGAGAGGCCACCTGCAGTCTGGTGCTGAAGACACGCGTCAGCCGGGAGGAGTGCTGCGCTTCAGGCAACATCAACACTGCCTGGTCCAACTTCACCCACCCAGGCAATAAAATCAGCCTGCTAGGGTTCCTGGGCCTCGTCCACTGCCTCCCCTGCAAAGGTGAAGCCGCGGGGGCTCCTGATGGCGGACAAGACCCAGAGTGAATGGGGCACTGGGGAGGGGACCCTGGGGCCCATGGCTTGTGGAGGCTCTGAGAAACCCCCTGGTTTCATCATGTCAAGCCCCTAACCTGCGTCCTACCTCACCTGGTGGGGAGGAACTTAGCCTTAAATCCTTACCTGGCACTCAGGCTGTGTCCAAACTGTTACCCTCACAGGGCCCTGAGCACCACACATTTTACATGGCTAATATGCCTGGGGTATCTATCTGTGCTTTATTCTGAGCACGCCACCCGCATCCCTGCTGAGATGAATGAGTAACAGTCCAGGTGACAGAGAGCACCCCTGGCTTCTCTGTGCTCAGGGCTGAACTGGCAGGCACCCTGAGAGACTGGTGGGAAGGATTTGGGGGGAGCAGGCATGAGCTCTAGGGTTGGGGTGATAATTAGGAGTTTGCTGAGTGGAGCCCATACAGAAGAGTGTACTGGGTCTAGGGTTAGTCTCTAGAGGTAGGAGTGACATCAGGCAGCTTACCCAGGAGGAAGCCAGGTAGGGCTGCAGACCCTCAGGGTTAGGAGGATAGGGAGGGAGCCTGCATTGGCCTCAGGGTAGGATTAATCTCCCATCAGCCTGGCTGTGTGGTCCAGAGCCCATTGCCacactcccctcctcctctggcttctgggaAGGGGAGGGATTTCAAGAAAGGCCTGTCTGGGGCTTGAGGGCCTGATTGTCCGCCCTCCCAGCCTCTGGTCCTGGGGACTGGGGATGGGAGTTtgccccctcccttttctttgatttcctaAAGTCAGTTCCAGATGTATGGTGGGTGGGCCCTCTGGGGGGTACCCAGGTGTAACCCTGTAATGTGGGTCTCCTCAGATCCTGGATAATCAAGAGTTTAGGGCCAGCcctggctacaaagcaagtttgagtAGCCTAGGCTACTTGAGGCCatctcaaaagaacaaatgagTGTGTAGCTAGGTAGAAACGCCAACACAAGAATGTCTAGgcgagcctcagtttccccacctgaGACATAAGGATGTGCGGGGGGTGGACGAACCTCTCCCCCATGCCTCTTTGGGGAGGTCCTAGTGGAAACCAGCAATGGATGCACCCAGTAATTAATTGTGCATCACGGTGCGCCTGGACTCCAGTGACATGTGGGAACCCCACTCGTGTGTACTCTGTGTCCTCAGATACCTGCGACGGAGTGGAGTGTGGCCCCGGCAAGGCGTGCCGCATGCTGGGGGGCCGTCCACACTGCGAGTGCATGCCCAATTGCGAGGGGCTTCCCGCGGGCTTCCAGGTCTGCGGCTCTGATGGCGCCACCTACAGGGACGAATGCGAACTGCGTACCGCGCGCTGTCGCGGACACCCAGACCTGCGCGTCATGTATCGCGGCCGCTGTCAAAGTAAGAGCTGTGGCCGTGGAGGGGCGGGACGCGGGGGCGGGGCCAAGGAATCTGGCAGGACCTGGGGGCGGGGCTAGGAaggggaggacagggaggcatCTCAGGGCTGGGAAAGGCGGAGCCTGGGAAAAGATAGGGCCGGCCGAGGGGCGGAGTCTAGAGAGGGCGGGGCCTGGCAAATAGCAAGACCAAGGTAAGGCCGGCTGAGGGGCGGAGCCTAGGGGAAGGTGTGATTATGCAGGGGCGGAGCCTATCCGGTTGTTGTCCAAGTCCCCACCTAGCCTGTAGAAGGGGCAGGGCCACGCTGGTTGCACTTTAAGGACCCTACTTGTTGCTGATGCTAGGGGTGGGGCCTGAGGGAGGGGCAGGGTTATGCGAAACTGTGGATCAGGTGCGAACCAAAGAAGGCAGGCTGCAAAGATCGAGTCGGAGCCCCCGTTTAGCGCCAACTCTCGGGCGTGTCCAGGAGCAAGGCTGTGCGCGGCAGGGTGTGCCCTGCGGGCCAGCGTGCCCTTACAAGTGCTGACGCGCGGGAGAAGGTGTGCAGCCACGGGAAGAGGCTTGTGATGGactgaggagggagagaatgtggGTGTGGCCATGAGGGCAACCTGATGGGTGGAGCTTGGGGCAGGGATTGACAGCTGAGTGAGGCTGTCATTCTGGGGGCGGGACTTCTCTGGGGACAGGGTTTAACACTTGAAGGGGCTTTGTTCTGGGGCGGGGCTTAACAGAGATAAGTGGTGCTTGCATTCTAGTAGATCTTGACAATAGGGAGGGGCTAGTATCCCAGGGCAGGACTCGAGGAGTGGCGGTGCGTTTATGTCCTAGGAGTGGGGCTTTCGGGCAGAGTCCTTGTCTGAGGGTagcaggactcacagggaggagACACCATCCTGAACCTGACCCACTCTCTCTCGGACTTTCAGAGTCTTGCGCTCAGGTAGTGTGCCCGCGTCCCCAGTCGTGCCTTGTGGATCAGACCGGCAGCGCACACTGTGTGGTGTGTCGCGCTGCGCCCTGCCCGGTACCTTCCAACCCCGGCCAAGAACTCTGTGGCAACAACAACGTTACCTACATCTCATCATGTCACCTGCGCCAGGCCACTTGCTTCCTGGGCCGCTCCATTGGGGTTCGGCACCCAGGCATCTGCACAGGTGAGAGATGTGGGTGGGTCTGGGCATCTGATCCCCCAAGGGGCGGTGCGCCATGCTTACTGTTGCCTTCATACCTGTAGGTGGCCCCAAAGTActagcagaggaggaagagaacttCGTGTGAGCTGcagccactgggcctggcattTGAGGTCATCccgattttatttattgttacagaAAAAGATTCTAATTTATGTCACATAGACATTCCCCAAACCTGGCCTGGAACCACTTGGGGATCCCCTGGGATCCTGAGCACGTATCACAAGAACtgaagggagatttttttttataagagttggtaTGTGCCATCACCAGGTACTGGGATCAAAGTTAGAACCCCAGACAACTGGTGCCCAGGGAGGGCAGCTTCATGGAGACCCCCCTGCTTTGATCTCCCCACCTGCGTTCTAGGCTGGAGCTATGTCAGGGCACAGCCGATGAGTTGGTGTTTGCATATGGCTGGCCTCAGACCAGAGCGGGCATCACCAGGTCAGAGAAACACTGGGCTCATTCCTGTTCGGTCCACTCTGGGTGGGACCTGGTAGAAACATTGGGCTCTGGCTGACTCACaggcccaggacagccagtggACAGCAGGATTCACTGTGCCCAGAGCACCCAGAGTCACTCTAGCACCCATTGCCCTGTTCCCTGGACACCCACATTAGCTTTTGCCCAGTTCCCCACCAGCCCCACTCGTCCCCAAGCCGAGCTGCAGGTGGTGACAACAGTCAGATGCTGTTTGGGGCTAGACTGCTCACCCTTCACCCTGACAGCTGCCGCTGAAACCTGCCCACACCCACAAGTGCCTTCCTGGAAGCCAAGGCGGGAGCTGCGGTGCATTAGGCAGAGTGCTTTTCTAGTGTTCTCCGAGCCCGGGCTCCGTCCCCAGCACCACGTAAACAGACACGTTGACTCAGGCCTGCCGTCCCAGTACTTGGAAAgtagaggcaaggggatcaggagttcaagttcatccttggccacattgtgagttcaaggccagcctgggcttatACAAAACTTAAAAAGGAAGCCAAGATGTCAGACCACAACAGAAGACCATGGGAAGGTGCACAACCCTCCAGTTTGGGGGCGAGGAGTTGCCAGGGTCTTTCTCGCCACCCtccagttctcagctgtgcctttctTGTAATGTCCCTCAAAGTGTCCTTAACAGGGAGCTATGGTAGCCTCTCTTACCTTGGAGTTCTGCCTcaccaaggaaataaaagactATAGaaaccaccatgtgttttctgcctccttcctctgaaCCTGGGACTAGAGTGGAGCGTGGGACAATCCATGAAAGCTTTCAGAGACATGTGGCACGCGTTCAAGAATCCCTGGGAAACGTCGAGCAGAGTggatgggagggaaaggaagtgCGCCCTCTGGGGTCCCGGAGGTATGGGGTAAGAGGGCTTTAAATGGCACCTTGTCTGGGGCTCCAGAGCGAAGGGTTGACCTCAGACCAGGAGGAATGATAGGCAATAAGACAGCTGTTACACTGAGGCTGTTGCCAGGAGTGGAGTTAGGACTTTTTGGATTTTTGTCCTCACTACATATATCAGTCCCTGTCTGTGTTAGTGGAGTTTGTCATGATCCATAGGGGATAGAGCAGGTACAAAGGCCCGGGAGCCACCCAGAAGCGATGACTTCAGGAGGGGGCAGCATAGTGGGTCTTGGTTACAAGGGTGACTGTGGATTAAGGGCAGCGGCTGGAGTTGCCCACATATCAAGCCATAAGCCATGTACCTAGGTAGTCAACCCTCGGTACAGCTGTTCATTTAGGATGAATGCCTGTAGCCCAAGTCCCAAGCCATGGAATACTCCAGATGTGAGCCAATGGGCACAGGTTGCTATTCATCTCTGCCCCAGTAGAGGGCTGAAATTCAAACAGCCCTCACAGAGTGAACCAGGGGATGAACTTGCCCGAACCACGTCCCAGATCCAGGTCACAAACGCTGACACTTGAGTGTAGACATCTGGGGTCTTGGGGTCACCACACCAGAGGCCTGAGAAAGATACAAGGCCATGGGCCCGTCTTCCACAGACCAAGGGTCCCCCAGAATCTGCCTGGAGTGAAAAAAGTTTGAGGTTAAGAGTTGTTCTTGGGGTCTTGTGTCCTTGCCTCCCTAAAGGAGTCTCTTATAAGCAGACAGGTAAGTGGTCTTTGAGCAACGCATAGCCTACATAGCTTTGTGCGATAGCCTTCCGGTGCGTCTCCCCAGGGAGCTGAAGTTCTCCTTAAGTCTCTAGGTGGTACTGTTAGTGTTCCTCAGTATTTAGCCTAAAAAACCCAACTCACTGACTGGCATCACTGTCATAATTGCTATGTAGAAATTGCTATGTTGgtgcctggtgagatggctcagtgggtaagagcactgactgcttttcctaaggttctgagttcaaatcccagcaaccaccccttaatgagatctgacatcctcttctggccatctgaagacagctacagtgtaaataaatcttttttaaagaaagaaagagatagagaaagaaagaaagaaagaaagaaagagagagagagagagagagagagagagagagagagagagaaagaaagaaagaaagaaagaaagaaagaaagaaagaaagaaagaaagaaagaaagaaagaaagaaagaaaagaaattgctatGTCATCTTTTAGGACCCCAGGCCTGGGAGCGATATCTGTTGCGCCCCCTACTGGACGTGCCTCGTATGTTTAGAcatacatctcctgggcatttTTGTGCAGGATATATACAGGCTGCAGAAATGAAAGTAACTCTGTATGACTCTCAATCACCCTTCACTTTCCTGGGCCTCAATTTCTCCATCCAATCAAACATTAATGGGACTCCGTTCTCAAAGGTAGCTTACTTCCAGCTCTGACCCTTTTTGGGTGCCTCGGTTTTCCCATTTAGTAAGCAAGCAGGGTGTGGAATCATACCGAGCAGAAACCACGTCGCCGGCGGTCCCCACTGTGAGTGCAGAGCATGGCAGAACTCAGCTGGCCCTGCCAGGAGCTGTTGCAGACACTCAGATCCAGTATGCGCACCTCGACTTCCATCAGCCCAGGCGGAGGCTCCTCAAAGTCAGACACGAAGCCCCAGCCAGATACGTGGCAACGCGTGCCCGCTGCGGGTGGCTTAGCACCTCTCCGCGGCAATCTTAACAGCCTCACAGCGGGGCCCAGGACAGCAGAGCCATTCAACTGCAGAAAGAATGCTAGATTCAGTGCTACTCACTCTCGCACCTTAGTGTCCTTATGGTGTCTGGAATCAGTAACAGCTGTGGTCCACCCGCCATTAGACACTGCCTCCAACCACACTAGGCAGCTCCATCATGGACCAGGGATATGACCTTCCACCTCATCTCTCAGAGTCCTCCACGCTTCTCAGCCCTCCATAACTCCCCTTGTCCTTGGGGTGAAGGCTCCTAGCTCACCGGTGATTCCAACCTCCTTGAGAGTTTCCCAGCTGGAGCACCTTCCCATTGAGCCTCAATTTGGACATGGCTTCCTTCAGGAGGCCCCCGAAACTCCGCAGTGCAAACAGGCACCTCGGGGACCCTTGTGTACCCAGTTAGCTGTGTAGCTTTGCTGGGTGACTGCCAGGGGCCTCTGCCGGGTCTCCTGCCACTCAGCTGGAGGGTGTAGAAAAAAATGACCAGACTCAAGCACATCTCTATACACctctacctcagtttccccatttcccggcctcagtttcttcacttgTACTGGGGGTCAGGTGACTCTAAAGGGTCCTACCCCCAGCCTCTGGCTGTGGAAACCCTCATTCTCTCCTGTTttgtccaaaaacaaaaacaaaaacaaaaaaccaccacacCCTGAAGCCCACAGTTCACGGAGGGCTTGCAAAGGTACCTGTAGGCCAGCTCTGAGAAAGATGCACCCTAGAGAAACAGAACCCAGGGGttcttggctttggtttttgttctgaCAGGTGGGAGCATGGAGGGCTTAAGGCAGTACAGATGGATGACAGGATTCAGGGACCCAGGCATGAGCTCATAGCAGAGCCTTTTCCTAGCGTGCAAGAAAAGGGTCCAGGCTGGTTGTGGTGGTActggagaggcaaaggcaggcagatctctgtgagtttgagtccaacctggtctatagagtgctTCAGGATGGCCAGAGCTGTATagcgagaccctgcctcaaaaagaaaagaaaaagaaaacatagaaagaaagaaaaggaaaggaaaggaaaagaaaaagttcattCCCAGACCCACaagtaaatgaaatgaataaactcagaaatcagacaGGCCCTGACCAGCTCACTCTTAGCAATCACCCTGCTGCAGCCCAGCTCACCCTTAGCAGGCAGATATCGTTGGCCTGTGTGGCAGGCTGGAAATCAGGATGGCTGACAGCAGCTGCAATGCTAAATATCTGCTGTGTGGGCTCCGGGGTGAGCAGTGCGTGGGCCCCCAGCACCACCAGCCCAGTGGAGGGGTCCCTGCAGGCCAACAAGAGGAGCAAAGTCACCAAGGCTGCCCTGAAGTCATGAGGTCATACAACCCCACCCTGGCCAGGCAAACTCCAGTCCTCCAGTATTAACTTCCAGAGTTATAAGAATAAGCTTAAATTGAACACAATACAACCTTATTTGTTATAATTCTTAATTCCATCATACTATTTTGTAGCACTGAGTATAAAACTTAAAAAcctcccaggctggagagatgactcagcagttaagaccactgactgttcttccagaggtcgtgagttcaattcccagcaaccaaacatctgtaatgggatccagggccctcttctagtgtgtctgaagagagcagcagtgtactcatgtacataaaaataaataaacagccaggcagtggtggcacacgcctttaatcccagcactcaggaggcagaggcaggtggatttctgagttcgaggccagcctggtctacagagtgagttccaagacagccaaggctacacagagaaaccctgtgtcgaaaaaccaaaacaaaaaaacaaaaaaacaaacaaacaaaaaaa from Mus pahari chromosome 9, PAHARI_EIJ_v1.1, whole genome shotgun sequence includes:
- the Fstl3 gene encoding follistatin-related protein 3, with the protein product MRSGALWPLLWGTLVWTVGSVGAVMGSGDSVPGGVCWLQQGREATCSLVLKTRVSREECCASGNINTAWSNFTHPGNKISLLGFLGLVHCLPCKDTCDGVECGPGKACRMLGGRPHCECMPNCEGLPAGFQVCGSDGATYRDECELRTARCRGHPDLRVMYRGRCQKSCAQVVCPRPQSCLVDQTGSAHCVVCRAAPCPVPSNPGQELCGNNNVTYISSCHLRQATCFLGRSIGVRHPGICTGGPKVLAEEEENFV
- the Prss57 gene encoding serine protease 57 isoform X1 is translated as MPSSTTMVPGTGGSWHCLVLTTAAALTQLMWFPGCCGSYIVGGHEVTPHSRPYMASVSFEGHHYCGGFLFHTHWVVSAAHCFSDRDPSTGLVVLGAHALLTPEPTQQIFSIAAAVSHPDFQPATQANDICLLRLNGSAVLGPAVRLLRLPRRGAKPPAAGTRCHVSGWGFVSDFEEPPPGLMEVEVRILDLSVCNSSWQGQLSSAMLCTHSGDRRRRGFCSADSGGPLVCGRRAHGLVSFSGLWCGDPKTPDVYTQVSAFVTWIWDVVRASSSPGSLCEGCLNFSPLLGQR
- the Prss57 gene encoding serine protease 57 isoform X2, whose amino-acid sequence is MVPGTGGSWHCLVLTTAAALTQLMWFPGCCGSYIVGGHEVTPHSRPYMASVSFEGHHYCGGFLFHTHWVVSAAHCFSDRDPSTGLVVLGAHALLTPEPTQQIFSIAAAVSHPDFQPATQANDICLLRLNGSAVLGPAVRLLRLPRRGAKPPAAGTRCHVSGWGFVSDFEEPPPGLMEVEVRILDLSVCNSSWQGQLSSAMLCTHSGDRRRRGFCSASGVVTPRPQMSTLKCQRL